The nucleotide window aaaagaaacaaactgtGCATTATTACATCAGGACAGGAACACAAAAGAAACGATAAAAAAGACTGAAGATGTGAAATCAAATGAAGTACAATAATATCTAGCCTCTGAGCTTTCTCTTCATCCTATTCATGGACACTGTCATCATCACATAGACCCTATCTTGTATATTGTCTGTGAATCGAAAATATCCATGTCTCCACGTTCccttaataattaaagaaccACACACTCCCCAAAATCCTACAATGAAGCCTAGCACAACAGAAATATAAAACCATGGCAGTTGGTGACCACTGTCCACATCGTGGTTGTTCTTCTTATCTGCTGCATCAATGCCGTTGATCGGCCCGCACTCATTCGGAACTGGGGCTCCACAAAGTTTTGGATTCCCCTCAAATGCAGAAGCATTGAGGCTTTAGAGCTGAGTGCTTGTTGGTATTGGTCCTATGAGATCATTGTACGAGACATTAAGGGCATGCAAGAAATGCAGGCTAGCCAATGGGGACGGGATGTTTCCAGACAAATCATTCCTGGACAGATCCAAGGCTGATGAGAGTGTGATTAAAGTCCCTAAGCTGAAATGGTGTATTCACTTAGTCTCTAAAATAGGCAAGTGTGAGGCGTCAGTTAGTGTTAAGTGGCTATAGCCATGTGTAAAGATCTTAGAAGGCAGTTTTGGATATAAGGCTGTGATTCTCAAGTGATGTATGAGAATCCAGCTATTCTTCTAATTGCTATATAGCACACACTGTGCTTGCCCGAAATGTGGTAGAGAGAATAcaatagaaaatacaaaacTTATTTTGATTCAGCtcttctcccttctctcttctctctgtaTATTTTTCCTAAACtctaacatggcctcagagccaggttggGTCTCTTGATCTGGGCGTAAAACTGTGAAGGTCACTGAGCTCAATCGAAGCTGAGCTGAACATCTGAGAAGAGAAGCTGCTGTGATTCAGACCAAACGATGGCTGGATCTGGAAGTTCAGACGTACGAACTCCGATCTTCTCCGGTGAGAACTACGAGTTCTGGAGGATCAAGATGGTGACAATCTTCAAATCTCTTGGGCTGTGGGGTCTGGTAGAAAAGGGGATTCCAGTCTCTGATTCGAAGATGAAGACCAAGAAAGTTGAAGAATCATCGGAGGAAGAAGCTGAAGCAGAGATGTGTGCTGTGCTCATGAAGGATGCAAAGGCACTGGGCATCATACAAAACGCTGTCTCTGACCAGATCTTCCCTCGGATTGCAAATGCCGATTCAACAAAAATGGCTTGGACTCTGCTCTACAGTGAATATCATGGAGGTGATCAGGTTAGATCTGTAAAGCTTCAGAATCTTAGACGAGAATTTGAGTATATGAGGATGCGTGAAGGTGAACAACTTACTGCATATCTTACTCGATTAAATGAATtgataaatcaaatgaaaacatttgGAGAGGTGTTATCAAACGAGAGGCTGGTTCAAAAGGTGTTAATCAGTCTTAGTAGAGTTTATGATCCCATCTGTTTGGTGATTGAAAATACAAAGAGTTTGGAGACCATTGAATTGCAGGAGGTTATTGCAATATTGAAGAGTCAAGAGCAACGTTTTGACATGCATAATGTGGACATAACTGAGAAAGCATTTGGTTCTTTCTCAATCGATCAAAAGGGGCAGAACAAGAATAATGCTCAGTTTGGTTCTGCCAAGTCTCAGAAGAGTTGGAAGCCTAACAACAAACCATGGGAGTCTAGACAGAAGCCACAGCAAGCTGGCGCTGGACAGACTTCAAATGGATCACATCTTGTGCAGCAAGATGGGGTGAAGCCTCAATGTAAGGTCTGCTCTAAATTTCACTATGGAGAATGCAGATATAAGGGTCAATCCAAGTGCTATAAGTGTGATAGATTTGGACATTGGGCCAGAGACTGCACTGCAAACAAAGGAGGACAGAAAGCAAATAATGCAAGCCAAGTAGAAGTAAGAGGGAATCTGTTTTTTGCAAACTGTGCAATTTCAGAAAAAGGTGAAAATGGAGAATGGTATGTAGACAGTGGCTGCAGTAACCACATGACTGGGAAGAAGGAGCTGTTAATTGACATAAACTCAAAAGTCACAGGCAAGGTGCAAATGCCAACAGGGGAGCTTGTAAGTATAGCCGGCATGGGCACTTTGGTGCTTGACACAAACTCTGGTGCAAAGTATATCAGAGAGGTCATGTATCTGCCTGGTTTGAGAGAAAATCTCTTGAGTGTGGGCCAAATGGATGAACATGGTTATCATTTGGTATTTGAGAGCAACATGTGCAGCATCTATGATAGTTCTTCTCTTGAGAACCTTGTTATGAAGGTGGAAATGAGAAAGAATAGATGTTATCCACTATCATTACCCTCAAATGATTTTGTTGCACTAAGAGCTGGTGTAGTCAACTCTACTTGGGTTTGACATAAAAGAATGGGGCACTTACACTTGAAAGGCCTAAACCAactcaaggaaaaagagaTGGTACATGGGCTGCCACATTTGGAAACTGTAAATGGAGTGTGTGAAGGCTGCCAATTAGGAAAACAACACAGAGAGTGGTTTCCTAAAGATCAAGCATGGAGAGCTAGTAGACCTCTTGAACTTATACACATGGACTTGTGTGGACCAATGCAAAATGAATCTCTAGGAGGTAACAAATATTTCATGTTACTCATAGACGATTTTACAAGGATGATTTGGGTCTACTTCTTGAGATACAAGTCGGATGCACTAAATTGTTTTCGAAAATTCAAGTCTATGGTGGAGTTGCAAAGTGGTTACAAAGTGAAATGTGTTCGAAGTGATAGAGGGGGTGAGTTCACTTCTAGTGAATTCAATAAACTATGTGAAGATGCAGGGATTCAAAGACAATTCTCCATGGCTTACACACCCCAGCAAAATGGGGTGGTAGAGAGGAAAAATAGGACTGTGGTAGAGATGGCTAAGGCTATGTTGCATGAGAAGGAGCTGCCCTATTATCTATGGGCAGAAGCTGTCCACACAGCAGTGTACATCTTGAATAGATGTCCTACTAAGGCTCTTAGGGACAAGACTCCTTTTGAGGCCTATAGCACCAGAAAACCAGGTGTTGCTCATTTAAAAGTGTTTGCCAGTGTGTGTTTTGTGCATAAACCAGAGGAGAATAGACAGAAATTGGATGCCAAAAGCACAAGGGGAGTTTTTGTTGGATATGCAACATGTGAGAAGGGCTATAGAGTGTTTGATCCTATCACTAGAAAACTACTCTTATCAAGGGATGTTGTATTTGATGAAGGAACAAGCTGGAATTGGAAAGAAGTGTCTGACAATTCTGTGGTTATGATGGACTTTGAGGAGCAGCCTAGAAATGCTCAAGNNNNNNNNNNNNNNNNNNNNNNNNNNNNNNNNNNNNNNNNNNNNNNNNNNNNNNNNNNNNNNNNNNNNNNNNNNNNNNNNNNNNNNNNNNNNNNNNNNNNNNNNNNNNNNNNNNNNNNNNNNNNNNNNNNNNNNNNNNNNNNNNNNNNNNNNNNNNNNNNNNNNNNNNNNNNNNNNNNNNNNNNNNNNNNNNNNNNNNNNNNNNNNNNNNNNNNNNNNNNNNNNNNNNNNNNNNNNNNNNNNNNNNNNNNNNNNNNNNNNNNNNNNNNNNNNNNNNNNNNNNNNNNNNNNNNNNNNNNNNNNNNNNNNNNNNNNNNNNNNNNNNNNNNNNNNNNNNNNNNNNNNNNNNNNNNNNNNNNNNNNNNNNNNNNNNNNNNNNNNNNNNNNNNNNNNNNNNNNNNNNNNNNNNNNNNNNNNNNNNNNNNNNNNNNNNNNNNNCCAGTGGCTAGATTAGACACTATTCGAACCTTGATTGCCCTTGCAGCTGAGAAGGGTTGGCAGCTGTACCAATTGGATGTCAAGTCAGCTTTTCTAAATGGTATTTTAGAGGAAGAAGTGTATGTAGACCAACCGGAAGGATTTGTGGTAAAAGGAAGTGAAAGCAAGGTTTACAAACTACACAAAGCTCTATATGGCTTGAAACAGGCGCCAAGAGCTTGGTATAGTGaaattgatggttattttaCTGAGTGTGGATTTACAAAGAGTCAAAGTGAAGCTACACTTTATGTCAAAGCAAGAGGTGCAGAAAATATCTTGATAGTTTCCatttatgtagatgatatAGTCTACACTGGAAATGATCATGAAATGCTAGAAGATTTCAGGAAGGACATGAAGGAGAAGTATGAAATGACTGATCTGGGACTCTTGCATCACTTCTTGGGAATGGGAGTGATTCAAACACCAACAAGCATATTCATTCATCAGAAGAAGTATGCAACAACTCTGTTGAGCAGATTTGGCTTGAATGAGTGTAAGCCGGTTTCTATTCCACTAGTCACCTCAGAGAAGCTAAGTAAAGATGATGGGAGTGGCTTGGCAAGTGAAGAACACTACAGAAGGATTGTTGGAAGTCTCCTGTACCTCACAGCTACCAGACCCGACATTATGTTTGCAGCTAGTTTGCTAGCAAGGTTCATGCATTGTCCCACTAGCAAACATTTTGGAACAGCAAAACGTGTTCTTAGATATGTGAAAGGGACTCTAGATTATGGTCTGGAGTATGTGAAAGGAAAAGGGGCAGTTCTAATTGGCTATTGTGACAGTGATTGGAGTGGTTCAGTGGATGATAGCAAGAGCACTTCTGGatatgctttttcttttggtagtGGAGTGTTTGCTTGGGCCTCAGTCAAGCAAAATTGTGTTGCACTCTCCACTGCAGAAGCGGAGTACATCAGTGCATCTGAAGCAACAACACAAGCTATTTGGTTGAGGTTTGTCCTAGAAGATTTTGGAGAGCTTCAAGCAAAAGCAACACCTCTACACTGTGACAACATTTCAGCCATTGCCATTACAAGGAATCCTGTGTTTcatcagaaaacaaaacatatcGATCGGAGGTATCATTTTATTAAAGATGCTTTGCAAGAAGGAACTGTGGATCTGATTTATTGTCCCACAAATGAGCAACTAGCAGACATTTTTACTAAGGCATTGGCTAAGGATCGTTTCTGCTATCTCAGAGAGAAACTTGGTGTGAAATCAGCTCACAACTTAAAGGGGAGTGTTGAAATATAAGTGGTGAGCTGATGAGAGTGTGATTAAAGTCCCTAAGCTGAAATGGTGTATTCACTTAGTCTCTAAAATAGGCAAGTGTGAGGCGTCAGTTAGTGTTAAGTGGCTATAGCCACGTGTAAAGATCTTAGAAGGCAGTTTTGGATATAAGGCTGTGATTCTCAAGTGATGTATGAGAATCCAGCTATTCTTCTAACTGTTATATAGCACACACTGTGCTTGCCCGAAATGTGGTAGAGAGAATAcaatagaaaatacaaaacTTATTTTGATTCAGCtcttctcccttctctcttctctctgtaTATTTTTCCTAAACTCTAACAGGTTGGATATTTGGGTTGGAATGTTTCCAGAGAAGTTGTTGCTGCTAAGATTCAACGTGTGAAGAAGCATCAATTGGCCGATCTCAGTAGGTATGCTACCATTCATGTTATTGTTAGATACGTCAATCATTGGTGGAAGAAAAGACACTACGTGCTGTAAAAAAGATGGCCATGGATTTTCTCTGACAGTGGAGATGGCaggaaattcaaattcataatgGTCATCTACCTGAGATTCAGGAAGTTGATATACCAAACTTGGTAGCCTGCAGAGTTTCTTGGGATATTCACCTGAAATAAGGTTGTTATGCAATCTCATATGAAAGAGTCTTGGAAGAGTCCCCAACCAACTAGGAATTGACCCCATGATTCTGTTACTGTCCAAAGTCAAGATCTGGAGATTATTGAGCTTTGATAACCATATAGGTATTGGACCGGTGATCCCACACCTACTCAAACCTAAAACTCGAAGATTTTGGAATCCATCATGATCAACCATGCCATTATCATCTAGGTTTGCCCCACTGATAAAGGAACCCGAAAGGCAGAGCGTTCGAAGAGTTTTGCATCGCATTAATATCTTGATTGCCCCAGCTAAATTGGTCAATCTGATTTCAGCAAGCGAGAGGAAGGACAAGGATTTCAATGAAAGAATCTCAGGATGTATCTGTCCTTGTAGATTATTGTCCCTTAATCGAATTGCTTGTAGGGACCGACATGAGTAAAGGCCTGTTGGCAAGTTACCAATGAAATTATTCCCAAATAGGTCAAGTTTACTTAATTGACTGAGTGTGGAGAAATTAAGAGTGTAGATATCCCCTCCCAAGTTGTTGGCTGCCAGACGCACTTCTATAAGATTTGTGCAGTTCATCAAAGATGGGAGCAAAGAACCTTGGAGATTGTTGAAATCAAGGATTACGTGGCTCAACTTGGACAGCTTCCCGAACTGGAGAGGGAGCACACCACTCAATTGATTAAAGGAGAGGTCAATGATTTCCAAGTTGGTAAGGTCAGCAATTCGGTCACTTATTGCTCCATATAATGAGTTTCTTCAAGTTCGGTAGCATTGTAGATATCTTCCGGAAGTAATCCTGTGATGTTATTGTGATGAGCACAAAAAACCTGCAGTTTAGAACACTCCCCTAATCCTGGCAAAATGATGCCACTAAAATTATTGGAGGAAACATCCAAATGCCTTATTAAAGGAGAAGAATGTTGGAGACAAATAGAGGATGGGATAGACCCTGAGAAGGCATTATTGCTAGCATTGAAACTAGTCAAATGCCAAGCTCCATGGAAGAATGTAGGAGGAATCGCACCATGCAGGTGATTGCTGGACAAATCCACTGTCAGGATGTTGCTGGAATGGAAGTTAAAGAAGATGGTAGCTTTCCGGAAAGAAGGTTGTGGCTCAAATCGAGGACCTCAAGACTTTTCAAGGATAAGAAGAGTTCAGTTGGAACAAGTGAGCCATAAAGTGAGTTGTGGGACAGATTGATGTGTGGGTAAGATGTGTGAGATTTGCAAGTGATGCGGGCTTAAAACCTCCCTTGATCTCTTTGGAGGGCAGGATCAAATGGGTCACCCAACCATCCTGATTACAACTGATGCTGCTCCAATGGCAGCAGTTAATGGAAGAACTCCAATTAAatggaggagaagagagagtgtGAGCGAAGGAGGCCAGGGGAGAGCTGCGTTCAGTTTGGCTGCATGCACGAACATTTGGAAATATAATGGAAGAGAATAGGAGGACGAGGAGGAAGACGAGCCATTCGGTTATTAGAAGGCTACACTACCGTGCATGTTAGGTTTAGATTGTTAACAGCAGGCTACATTATTATACTTTATTCGCAAGACAGCATTATTTAAGGATTTGGAAAATTTGTGGGTTCTAATAAATTTCTCAGGTTTTACTGCCTGCTAAAGACATAAGATCACTATCTTGATTAAATGTGTCAATGTGAAAAGGGGAGTATGAATGGGGTTCTCCGTTTTGGTTTTGTCGACAGcccttcttcttttgcttCTATTGGCTGCTCCTGAGAAAAGAACAAAGGTTCTAAATTAAACGAACAAGattatgagaagaaaattgaaTCGGAAAAGGAAACTTTCTAGTTGACAGCAGAAAGTCAGCGAAATATTTTCGTCTCTTCTTGGATGCGTGCTTCCCGTTTCTTTGATTTCCTGGAATGCGAGCTTGGTGTAGCGGCTGTGAAGAACGGTGGAGTTTTCCTTGTTACTTTTTTGTCAAGTAGCGCACTTCAACTCTCTTTCCCTTTGGCTTCTGTTGGCTCTTGTATGTTTCCTTTTGATTtgcttttatttctattttatttaataaagcTAGAAAGTGGCGTATAACACTTGCCAAGGGaaaattgtctttttctttgaatctTGTATAACTTGAAACGAAAATTACtttaagagagaaaaataataatataaagaaaagaaaactaaaaaaaaaacaaactcaaTTAGACATAAATTAAGAATctaaattctaaattaatttaggaATTCCCATCAATGGCGCCAAAAACTTGGTCTTCTAAGGTTTTTCGGAGAATAATTCTCATatggaaaggaattatttTCTCCCTTAAATGGAGAGATTGGGTCAATCAGGAAGATTTAATGAAAATCAAAAGTATATTTTCAGATTGGTTCTTAgtatatttc belongs to Prunus persica cultivar Lovell chromosome G4, Prunus_persica_NCBIv2, whole genome shotgun sequence and includes:
- the LOC18779178 gene encoding receptor-like protein 2, which gives rise to MNCTNLIEVRLAANNLGGDIYTLNFSTLSQLSKLDLFGNNFIGNLPTGLYSCRSLQAIRLRDNNLQGQIHPEILSLKSLSFLSLAEIRLTNLAGAIKILMRCKTLRTLCLSGSFISGANLDDNGMVDHDGFQNLRVLGLSRCGITGPIPIWLSKLNNLQILTLDSNRIMGSIPSWLGTLPRLFHMRLHNNLISGEYPKKLCRLPSLVYQLPESQVDDHYEFEFPAISTVRENPWPSFLQHVVSFLPPMIDVSNNNMNGSIPTEIGQLMLLHTLNLSSNNFSGNIPTQISNLLEFRKNIQREERREKS